Genomic segment of Anaerolineales bacterium:
TAAACCCACCCCCGGCGAAGAACGCGCCGAGGGCCGGCGCGGGAATGACGGACTATCTCCGGCTGGGAATTTTCCACAAATACCATTAATTACTTTATCGACAGCCCCGCGGTCTTCACGCTAGCTGCGTCTGCAGATGGGCCGCGTACACCAGGAGGAAATTGCGCTGAGTCGGATCGAGGTTGGTGTGTTTCAACTCGCCGAGCGCCGAAAGGAACAGCGCCAGCCGGTATTCACGCGGCTGCGCCGGATTGAACAGGCACCGCCCGGCGACGGATTCCATCGCTTCCATCAGCCGGAAAACCGGCGGGATGGGCTTTTTCCCCTGCAGGAGCCCGGCCAACGCGCACGGATCCCCCAGGGCGGGAGCCACGACATGGGCGGCGATCTCGGCCTGCAGGTGAGCGAAATCGGCGAGCGTGTGGCCCTCCCGCGTCTGTGCGAAATCGATCAGCCAGACCGTCCCGCCCGGACCGGCGAGGATGTTTTCGAGGTTAAGGTCGCCGTGCAGGATGGATTGGGTGCCCCGGATTCGTTCCGCCAAACGGTTCTCGAGCGCCGCGAACGGATCGGGCAACCCGCACAGATCCAAGCCCGCCGTCAACTCCTCGAGCAGGGTTTTCCGCGTGGCGACGATCCGTCCGACAGCGCCATCCGCGTAGTCGGCGCTCCGCCACCGCACCCGCAGGGCCGGCTGGCCCGGCGGCGGCTCGCCGCGCAGGGAGAGGGATTTCCCGCCCGGGCGGATTTCCGCACAACGGAAATTTTTCAAGCGCACGGTCCGGCCGATCGCGCCCGCCGAATCGGCCGGCGCGGCGCGGCCGTCGAAGACCGCCTCCGCCCTGCCCGGCGCCGGTTCGAGGACGAAATGCGCCGGCAGGGCCCGGTCATATTCCTGCAAAGCGCGGAAGGCATATGGCTTGCGCTGCATCCACCAGCCCGGGCCGAAGGTGTCGAAAAGCCGCTCGAGGTACGCCGGATCGGGGTTTTCCAGCAGGGCCGACCGCAGGCTGACCGGCTTCTTCCCCGGCTCGCCGATGAAGGTGTAGCGCAAGGCCGCCGATGCGGGGCGGCCCGGCCGGGCGCGCGTCGAATCAGTGACGGGAACTTCCTGGATCCGGGCGGTGATCGGCGGGAGCGTATCCTTGACGAAGGCTTCGTAGTTCTCGTACTCGCGACGTACGGCTTCCGAATCGCCGAGCTTGGCGATGGTGTAAGCGTCGCTGCGGCTGTCGGCCCGCACCGGCAGAACGAGGAAGGTCCGCGCGCCGGAATACCCGGAGCGGAATTCGGCCTCGAGCGTGATCCGGGCGTAGGCCCGGAAGAGGATCCGCAGCAGGTTCTGCTCCGCGGGGGCCAGCGCGAGGCCCGCGGGCAGTTCGATGATCAGCCGCCGGTTGGGGGCGGCGGAGCGCAGGCGTTTGCCCTTCGGCCGCAGGATGTACGCCGTCAGCGGGATGCTGAACGCGCCGCCGATCCCGAGCCCGGCGAATCCGGCGCCGGCCGCCTGGCGCGCGGTCAGCCCCAGGAAAGAGAGGACGTTCACCGTCAGCGAGCGCGAATACAGCTCGCGTTCGCGGATAGGACCCGTCTGCGATTCGATCGGGACCCAGCGCAGGAGCAGGACGAGCGATATCCGTTGGCGGCCGGCGCTGCGGGGTGTGAGGGTCCAACGCCAGGTGACAGGTTCCCCCTCGGGAAGCGCGCGCACCTGTTCGCCCTCGGGCGAAAGTAGGAAGCCCGCGGCGTCGACCCGCGCCGAGGCCCACAGGGAATAACCTTCCAACCGCGCCACCGTCACCGCATTGTTGCGGACGGTGTGCTCCTCGAACTCGGCTGTGACCAGGTATCCTTCCCGCAAGGGAATCAGCGAAAGCCGCAGGGCGTCGGATTCGCCCAGCCGCATTTGCGGCGGCCACTCCACCTCGAGCATCCTTTCCTCGCGCACCTCCAACACTCCGGAAGCGGACGTTGGTTTTTCCTGCGTGGTAAACGCCGTCGCGCGGGGGGTGGGGTAGAACATGGAAGTGGCGGAGGGAAAGGTCGTCGGGGGCGGGCTTTTCGCCACCTTCGCCGTGGGCGCCTGCGCCGCCCCGGGTTTCGGCGTCGCGACAACGGCCTTAATGGGGCCCATGGCGCCGCCGCAGCCCGCGGCGAAGATGATCATTCCTGCGCCGGCCAGGATCACGGCGGCTCCGCGCAGACGACGGTTCCAGCCCGAGCGGCGGTGGGAGTTCATGGCAAGCCAAACAGATTTGAGAAGATCACGATCTGCTCGCGGACGGACGAGAGCGGCCAAAACGCGTAAAGGATCGCCGCGCAGGAGACGCAAACGACGGCGATTCCCAAAACCGCAAGCAGGATCCTCGGCCGCATCGGCATGCGAATAGTATAATTCGGCGCGGCAACGCCCGCAATCGCCGATCCGAGCGTCCTCACAACCGGAGCAGGATTTTTCCAATGTCCGTTCGCGACGAGTATCCGCCCGACTACCGCTCGCGCGAGATCGCGCAGATCCTCGCGGCGGTCCGCGCCGGGGAATGCGTCTCGTTGATCGGGCTCAGCGGCGCCGGAAAGAGCAACCTGCTCGTCCACCTGGCCCGCTCGCATTCCACTCCTGGCCTTCCCATTCTGTTGGTCGACGGCAACCGGCTGTCCGCCCTCACCGCCCCGGCGCTGATCCGCCTGATCTGCGAATCCGCGGCGGACGGGGAGGACGCCGGATGCGCGGACGGGCTTCCCGCGCTGGAAGCCCTGTTGCATAGACGTCTGGATCCCTCCGCCGGTTCCCTCTGCCTGGCTCTCGATCTCAGCATGCCGTTCGGCCGCGCGCCCGCTCTGGCCGCGGACCCGGCGCTGAACGGAAACCTGCGCGCCCTGCGCGATTCGTGGAAATACCGGCTGACGTACGTCCTGGCGACGCGTCACGCCCTGCCGGAGCACACCGAACTATCCGAGTTGTGCTACGCCCGCACAATCCGGCTCGGGCCGCTCTCGGCCGCGGACGCGCATTGGACGGCGGCCCGCTTCGCCGAGCGCCGCGGAATCTCCTTCGAGGCGGGCGCGGTCGAGAAGCTCATCGCCGCCACGCGCGGCTACCCCGCTTTGCTGCGGGCCGCCTGCGATGCCTGCGCCGCGGGCGCAAAGTCGGACGTTGCGGAGCTCGGCGCCCATTCCGCCGTCCGCAAGCGGCTGGAGGAATTCTGGGCCGACAACCCGAGCGACGAGGAAATCCGGACCGCCGGATTGGAGGGGTTGCCGCTCCTCGCCGCCGGCCGTCCCGCCGCCCTCTCCGCGGACCGGTTGACCGCCAAGGAAGCCCTGCTGCTCGCATACCTGCAGAAGCACGCCGGGGAGATCTGCTCCAAGGACGATCTGATCCGCGCCGTGTGGCCGGAGGACCGGGTCTTCGAGCGCGGCGTGCGCGACGACAGCCTGGCCCAACTGGTGCGCCGCCTGCGCGAAAAGGTCGAGGCGGATCCATCGCACCCGGCGAAGATTCAAACGGTGACGGGGCGGGGATACCGTTATTCCAGGTGAAGAGGGTTCATTTGCAAAGGATCCGTCGCCACTTTTTCCATTGGCTTCTGCGATATGTACCGCCTCGAGGGGCGGCGGCATTGGTGAAGCTGTACTTTAGAGAGGTGCGCGTCCATATTTCCATCCCATCCCTCCTCCCCCCTTCCCCCTCCTCCCCTCCCGTGATATGGGAGGGGAGGAGGGGGCGATGGATGCGTCGGGAAAGGATGATGGAACTGCAGGGGGAGGTAGGATGGGACAG
This window contains:
- a CDS encoding winged helix-turn-helix domain-containing protein, producing the protein MSVRDEYPPDYRSREIAQILAAVRAGECVSLIGLSGAGKSNLLVHLARSHSTPGLPILLVDGNRLSALTAPALIRLICESAADGEDAGCADGLPALEALLHRRLDPSAGSLCLALDLSMPFGRAPALAADPALNGNLRALRDSWKYRLTYVLATRHALPEHTELSELCYARTIRLGPLSAADAHWTAARFAERRGISFEAGAVEKLIAATRGYPALLRAACDACAAGAKSDVAELGAHSAVRKRLEEFWADNPSDEEIRTAGLEGLPLLAAGRPAALSADRLTAKEALLLAYLQKHAGEICSKDDLIRAVWPEDRVFERGVRDDSLAQLVRRLREKVEADPSHPAKIQTVTGRGYRYSR
- a CDS encoding phosphotransferase encodes the protein MNSHRRSGWNRRLRGAAVILAGAGMIIFAAGCGGAMGPIKAVVATPKPGAAQAPTAKVAKSPPPTTFPSATSMFYPTPRATAFTTQEKPTSASGVLEVREERMLEVEWPPQMRLGESDALRLSLIPLREGYLVTAEFEEHTVRNNAVTVARLEGYSLWASARVDAAGFLLSPEGEQVRALPEGEPVTWRWTLTPRSAGRQRISLVLLLRWVPIESQTGPIRERELYSRSLTVNVLSFLGLTARQAAGAGFAGLGIGGAFSIPLTAYILRPKGKRLRSAAPNRRLIIELPAGLALAPAEQNLLRILFRAYARITLEAEFRSGYSGARTFLVLPVRADSRSDAYTIAKLGDSEAVRREYENYEAFVKDTLPPITARIQEVPVTDSTRARPGRPASAALRYTFIGEPGKKPVSLRSALLENPDPAYLERLFDTFGPGWWMQRKPYAFRALQEYDRALPAHFVLEPAPGRAEAVFDGRAAPADSAGAIGRTVRLKNFRCAEIRPGGKSLSLRGEPPPGQPALRVRWRSADYADGAVGRIVATRKTLLEELTAGLDLCGLPDPFAALENRLAERIRGTQSILHGDLNLENILAGPGGTVWLIDFAQTREGHTLADFAHLQAEIAAHVVAPALGDPCALAGLLQGKKPIPPVFRLMEAMESVAGRCLFNPAQPREYRLALFLSALGELKHTNLDPTQRNFLLVYAAHLQTQLA